The following are from one region of the Paenibacillus sabinae T27 genome:
- a CDS encoding antibiotic biosynthesis monooxygenase family protein, protein MILEAAMLHIKQGMTKAFEDSFRKASPLISSIDGYLGHELQQCLEDDHKYLLLVRWRNLEDHTVGFRESPQYAEWKALLHHYYSPFPAVEHFARISLE, encoded by the coding sequence ATGATACTCGAAGCGGCTATGCTTCACATCAAGCAGGGAATGACGAAGGCGTTCGAAGACAGCTTCAGGAAGGCTTCGCCCCTCATTTCCTCCATAGACGGCTATTTGGGCCACGAGTTGCAGCAATGTCTGGAAGACGATCACAAATACCTGCTGCTCGTCCGCTGGCGGAATCTTGAAGATCACACGGTCGGATTCAGGGAATCCCCGCAGTATGCGGAGTGGAAGGCGCTGCTGCATCACTATTACAGCCCGTTTCCGGCAGTGGAGCATTTTGCCCGCATCAGTCTGGAATAA
- a CDS encoding sigma-70 family RNA polymerase sigma factor yields MSTTADLVPRAMRGDPDAFQALIHAEKEKLYRMAYVYMRNETDALEVFQETVYKAFKSISSLQDSRYFSTWLTRILINTAISSLKKNRKITAMSPEALEHIGDSYQLQLEDQLDLLEAMETLEEKYKTVLLLRYYKDYSVKQISEMLDCPEGTVKTNIHRGLSILRKKLKGAAGDDPRNSFL; encoded by the coding sequence ATGAGTACAACGGCAGATTTGGTCCCTCGCGCCATGCGCGGCGATCCGGATGCGTTTCAGGCGCTCATTCATGCAGAAAAAGAAAAGCTCTACAGAATGGCCTATGTGTACATGAGAAACGAGACGGATGCGCTGGAGGTTTTTCAGGAGACCGTGTATAAGGCGTTCAAGTCGATATCCTCGCTGCAGGACAGCCGTTATTTTTCCACCTGGCTCACGCGGATTCTGATTAATACAGCTATTTCTTCCTTGAAAAAAAACCGCAAGATTACCGCCATGAGTCCGGAAGCGCTTGAACATATCGGGGATTCGTATCAGCTTCAGCTGGAGGATCAGCTTGATCTTCTTGAGGCCATGGAGACGCTTGAGGAGAAATACAAGACGGTGCTGCTGCTTCGCTACTACAAGGATTACTCGGTCAAACAGATTTCCGAAATGCTGGACTGCCCGGAAGGAACGGTCAAGACGAATATTCACCGGGGCCTATCGATTTTGCGAAAAAAGCTGAAAGGAGCCGCTGGCGATGATCCAAGAAATTCATTCCTTTAA
- a CDS encoding DUF1697 domain-containing protein, with the protein MGKYIALIRGINVGGNKIVKMQDLKTMLQSLGFQNVKTYIQSGNIVLDGGDADAEAIRGSIEKGISDTFGFDASVIIRTEEEVKSVIANNPFELTEPEEFKRLYVLFLAGELTEEALARLGPYEDGEDKLRVIGKEMYILYSTKVSDSPLFKVPLEKIMGVSATSRNWNTVSKLAVMAAEG; encoded by the coding sequence ATGGGAAAATATATTGCCCTGATTCGCGGCATCAACGTCGGAGGGAATAAAATCGTCAAAATGCAGGATTTGAAGACAATGCTTCAGTCGCTCGGTTTTCAAAACGTAAAGACGTATATTCAGAGCGGCAACATCGTGCTGGACGGCGGAGATGCGGATGCCGAGGCCATAAGGGGTTCTATTGAAAAAGGCATCAGCGATACCTTCGGTTTCGACGCCTCCGTGATCATCCGCACCGAGGAAGAGGTGAAGTCGGTGATCGCGAACAATCCGTTCGAGCTGACCGAACCGGAGGAGTTCAAGCGGTTGTACGTTTTATTTCTGGCCGGAGAGCTGACGGAAGAAGCGCTGGCGCGGCTTGGGCCTTATGAGGACGGAGAGGACAAGCTGCGCGTCATCGGCAAGGAGATGTACATTCTCTACAGCACCAAGGTGAGCGACTCCCCGCTGTTCAAGGTCCCTCTGGAAAAAATCATGGGCGTGTCCGCAACGTCCCGCAACTGGAACACGGTAAGCAAGCTTGCGGTGATGGCAGCGGAAGGTTGA
- a CDS encoding carbon-nitrogen family hydrolase, which produces MKVSLLQLDIAFGQPEANYATAERVIRLAAAGKPDCLLLPELWTTGYDLTRLGEMADPEGKEALTFIGGLAKEYGINIVAGSTAWQRADGTTNTMFAVNREGQPVLEYSKLHLFRLMDEHLYLQPGASKGLFDLDGISSAGVICYDIRFPEWIRAHMTAGAEVLFAAAEWPLPRLAHWRALLVSRAIENQCYVVACNRAGSDPANVFAGHSMIIDPWGEILCEAGEGEEIITGELDLSKVREARRQIPVFADRRPELYT; this is translated from the coding sequence ATGAAAGTTTCCCTGCTTCAGCTCGACATCGCTTTCGGCCAGCCGGAGGCCAACTACGCCACGGCGGAGCGCGTTATCCGCCTTGCAGCGGCCGGTAAGCCGGACTGTCTGCTGCTGCCCGAGCTGTGGACGACCGGCTACGATTTGACGCGGCTCGGCGAAATGGCCGATCCCGAAGGAAAAGAGGCACTCACGTTTATCGGCGGCCTGGCCAAAGAATACGGCATCAACATTGTCGCCGGCTCCACCGCCTGGCAGCGCGCGGACGGGACAACGAACACCATGTTTGCCGTAAACCGCGAAGGCCAGCCTGTCCTCGAATACAGCAAGCTGCATCTGTTCCGTCTGATGGATGAGCATCTGTATCTCCAGCCCGGCGCATCCAAAGGGCTGTTCGATCTTGACGGGATTTCCTCCGCCGGTGTCATCTGCTACGATATCCGGTTCCCGGAGTGGATTCGCGCCCATATGACTGCCGGGGCCGAGGTGCTGTTCGCCGCCGCCGAATGGCCGCTGCCGCGCCTTGCCCACTGGCGCGCGCTGCTCGTCAGCCGGGCGATCGAGAACCAATGCTATGTGGTTGCCTGCAACCGGGCGGGCTCCGATCCCGCCAATGTTTTTGCCGGACATTCGATGATTATCGATCCGTGGGGAGAAATCCTCTGCGAAGCGGGCGAAGGAGAAGAAATTATAACCGGCGAGCTGGATCTTTCCAAAGTGCGGGAAGCCAGGCGTCAAATCCCGGTATTCGCCGACCGGAGACCCGAGCTGTACACCTGA
- a CDS encoding DUF1361 domain-containing protein produces MKELNYPKVFLMLAGLTLATLAVYGIVSLRTDDFYKFLIWNLFLAWLPFLFSLAAHALYKRNSRSLLQFPLGAAWLVFFPNAPYIMTDLLHLTIRSGIYIVDGVVQSRFWYDLAMLLLFTWTAWLTGFFSLYQFQTVIWRRSGLLVSWLFVLVACALGGYGVLLGRVYRLNSWDVLTDRHRLYQLMLDSVNRQSVFFSLFIALVLLVIYTTLYSLLNARGSRDTLRWRN; encoded by the coding sequence ATGAAGGAGCTGAATTATCCGAAGGTCTTTCTGATGCTTGCCGGTCTGACTCTGGCAACGCTTGCCGTGTATGGCATCGTTTCGCTGCGGACCGATGACTTCTACAAGTTTCTGATCTGGAATCTGTTCTTGGCCTGGCTGCCGTTTCTGTTCTCGCTGGCGGCGCATGCCTTATATAAGCGGAATTCACGCAGTCTGCTGCAGTTTCCGCTTGGGGCGGCCTGGCTTGTCTTTTTTCCAAATGCCCCATATATTATGACTGATCTGCTTCATCTGACGATTCGCAGCGGGATTTATATTGTTGACGGCGTCGTCCAGAGCCGGTTCTGGTATGATCTGGCCATGCTGCTGTTGTTCACCTGGACCGCTTGGCTGACCGGATTTTTCTCGCTGTATCAATTTCAGACGGTGATTTGGCGCAGAAGCGGCCTTCTGGTGTCCTGGCTGTTCGTGCTGGTTGCCTGCGCGCTGGGAGGGTACGGGGTGCTGCTGGGTCGGGTATACCGCCTGAACAGCTGGGATGTGCTGACCGACAGGCACCGGTTGTATCAGTTGATGCTGGACAGTGTGAACCGGCAGTCCGTCTTTTTCAGCCTGTTCATCGCCCTTGTGCTGCTGGTCATCTACACGACGCTGTACAGTCTGCTGAATGCGCGCGGAAGCAGGGACACCCTCCGGTGGCGGAACTAA
- a CDS encoding alpha/beta hydrolase: protein MADKVMKYITLPSHWGREVRHKYYSQESDTLVVVFPGRNYPAELPLLHYAGKSALEYGCDLLLLEYGYQSARVDLKREEMGIIEEECGQALSAVPGYKRLLFIGKSIGSVIAGRLATDYDPSVQLDCLYLTPLPETIPYIKRTGGTVIYGGGDPLFSEEDTAGIRGLTDVSLYRIDEANHSLEVGSVNESLAVLIVVNNLVHEFFRGALGS, encoded by the coding sequence ATGGCGGATAAGGTCATGAAGTACATAACTTTGCCTTCGCATTGGGGCAGGGAAGTCAGACATAAATACTACTCGCAGGAATCGGACACGCTGGTTGTCGTGTTTCCGGGGAGAAACTACCCGGCGGAACTCCCGCTGCTGCATTATGCCGGCAAGTCTGCGCTGGAGTACGGCTGCGATCTGCTGCTGCTGGAATATGGCTACCAGAGCGCGCGGGTCGATCTGAAGCGTGAGGAAATGGGGATTATCGAGGAAGAGTGTGGGCAGGCGCTGTCGGCGGTCCCCGGGTACAAACGGCTGCTGTTCATCGGCAAAAGCATCGGCTCGGTCATCGCGGGCAGACTGGCTACCGATTACGATCCGTCCGTGCAGCTGGATTGCCTGTATCTGACGCCGCTGCCGGAGACGATTCCGTATATCAAGCGGACGGGCGGGACCGTGATTTACGGCGGTGGCGATCCGCTGTTCAGCGAAGAGGACACGGCTGGGATCCGTGGGCTTACGGATGTGTCTCTGTATAGAATCGACGAGGCGAATCATTCGCTGGAGGTCGGCAGCGTCAACGAGTCCTTGGCTGTTCTTATTGTCGTTAATAATTTAGTGCATGAATTTTTTCGCGGAGCGCTGGGCTCGTGA
- a CDS encoding nitroreductase family protein, with product MNKTLNKDFTEIVAGRRSIRKYDPAVKISKEEMTQILEEATLAPSSVNMQPWRFLVIESPEGKATLAPLAMFNKVQVETSAAVIAIFADLNSFDYAEEIYGTAVERGWMPADVKERQIAGLTKYFATLPPQVNKENVLIDAGLVTMQLMLVARAHGYDTNAIGGYEKDKVSEVFGMDKERYAPVMLLSIGKAAEEGYTSVRLPVERIAEWK from the coding sequence ATGAACAAAACGCTTAACAAAGATTTTACCGAGATTGTTGCCGGGCGGCGCTCCATTCGCAAATATGACCCTGCCGTAAAAATCAGCAAAGAGGAAATGACGCAAATTCTGGAGGAAGCGACGCTTGCGCCTTCTTCGGTCAACATGCAGCCCTGGCGTTTTCTCGTGATCGAAAGTCCGGAGGGAAAAGCGACCTTGGCCCCGCTCGCCATGTTCAACAAGGTGCAGGTGGAGACTTCCGCGGCGGTGATCGCCATTTTCGCGGACCTGAACAGCTTCGACTATGCCGAAGAGATTTACGGCACCGCCGTAGAGCGCGGCTGGATGCCGGCCGATGTGAAGGAAAGACAGATCGCCGGGCTGACCAAGTATTTCGCTACCCTGCCGCCGCAGGTCAACAAAGAAAATGTGCTGATTGACGCCGGTCTGGTCACAATGCAGCTGATGCTGGTCGCCCGCGCTCACGGCTATGATACGAATGCAATCGGCGGCTATGAAAAGGACAAGGTCTCCGAAGTCTTCGGCATGGATAAGGAACGCTATGCGCCCGTTATGCTGCTCTCGATCGGGAAAGCTGCGGAGGAGGGCTACACTTCGGTCCGGCTGCCGGTCGAAAGAATCGCAGAATGGAAATAA
- a CDS encoding SulP family inorganic anion transporter: MIGWSRFQDYSLSSLRKDLVSGMIVGVIAIPLGMAFAIASGVKPEYGIYTTIVAGILISLLGGSRFQIGGPTGAFIPILFAIGAKYGYENLLIAGMMAGIILVLMGALRLGVLIKFIPKPVTIGFTAGIAVIIFTGQIASFLGLKGIERHERFVDNMHEIGLHLWTMNPYSLLTAAICLAVILLTARFAPRVPGSLIGLIAASVVAALLFSGKVATIGSAYGDIPNTLPSFRFPEITWERIGSLLRPAFLIAMLGAIESLLSAVVADGMSGTRHDSNRELIGQGIANIAVPLFGGIPATGAIARTATNIKSGAASPVSGVIHGAVVFLILLLFAPYASSIPLAAMSPILMVVAWNMSERKAFLRLLKTKTGDSLVLLITFLLTVFADLTAAVEVGLVLAVILFVKRMGEVHLVSKVLPDPESVKVGPHMVSEEHDCPQIGIYNVEGPLFFGAAYRFENTMPGAGPDQPRVVLLRMSKVPLMDTTGESNLAGLVRHLESSGGKLLISCIQPQPLELLRKTGLYERIGASRFYEHTGEAINEALRTVSREQCIGCRHAAFRECAALSGYEEAQNRLGFKARSKAEAVR; encoded by the coding sequence ATGATCGGATGGAGCCGATTTCAGGACTACAGCTTGAGTTCTCTGCGAAAAGACCTTGTTTCCGGCATGATTGTCGGTGTTATTGCCATTCCTCTTGGAATGGCTTTTGCTATTGCATCGGGCGTCAAGCCGGAATACGGCATTTACACGACGATTGTTGCAGGCATTCTCATTTCGCTGCTCGGCGGATCAAGATTTCAGATCGGAGGCCCGACAGGCGCTTTTATCCCGATTCTGTTCGCCATCGGGGCGAAGTACGGCTACGAGAATCTGCTTATAGCGGGCATGATGGCCGGCATCATTCTTGTCCTGATGGGCGCGCTCCGGCTCGGCGTCCTCATCAAATTCATTCCGAAGCCCGTGACGATCGGATTTACCGCTGGGATCGCCGTCATCATTTTTACTGGACAAATCGCGAGCTTCCTCGGTCTGAAGGGGATTGAGCGGCATGAGAGATTTGTGGACAACATGCACGAAATCGGCCTTCATCTCTGGACGATGAATCCGTACAGCCTACTGACCGCCGCAATCTGCCTGGCGGTTATCCTGCTGACGGCCCGGTTCGCGCCCCGGGTTCCAGGCTCGCTGATCGGCCTGATCGCTGCCAGCGTGGTGGCGGCACTGCTGTTCAGCGGCAAGGTCGCGACAATCGGCTCGGCTTACGGAGACATCCCGAACACGCTGCCGAGCTTCCGCTTCCCTGAGATTACCTGGGAGCGGATCGGGTCACTGCTGCGGCCCGCGTTCCTGATCGCGATGCTGGGCGCAATTGAGTCTCTGCTGTCGGCCGTCGTGGCCGACGGGATGAGCGGCACCCGGCATGACAGCAACCGGGAGCTGATCGGCCAGGGCATCGCCAACATCGCGGTGCCGCTGTTCGGCGGAATTCCGGCGACCGGCGCGATTGCCCGGACGGCGACCAATATCAAGAGCGGGGCCGCTTCCCCGGTGTCCGGCGTGATTCACGGCGCCGTCGTATTCCTGATTCTGCTGCTGTTCGCTCCATATGCTTCAAGCATTCCGCTGGCGGCAATGTCACCGATTCTGATGGTGGTCGCCTGGAACATGAGCGAACGGAAAGCTTTTCTTCGATTGCTCAAGACGAAGACGGGAGATTCGCTGGTGCTGCTGATCACCTTTCTGCTCACGGTCTTCGCCGATCTGACGGCCGCCGTGGAAGTGGGGCTGGTGCTCGCCGTTATCCTGTTCGTGAAACGGATGGGCGAGGTGCATCTGGTCTCCAAGGTGCTGCCCGATCCGGAGTCGGTCAAAGTGGGGCCGCACATGGTTTCCGAGGAGCATGACTGCCCGCAGATCGGCATATACAACGTGGAAGGCCCGCTGTTCTTCGGGGCGGCGTACCGTTTTGAGAACACGATGCCCGGCGCCGGGCCGGATCAGCCGAGAGTAGTTCTCCTGCGGATGAGCAAGGTGCCGCTGATGGATACGACCGGCGAGAGCAATCTGGCGGGGCTTGTTAGGCATTTGGAGAGTTCGGGCGGCAAGCTGCTCATCTCCTGCATCCAGCCCCAGCCGCTTGAGCTGCTGCGCAAGACCGGACTCTACGAGCGGATCGGCGCTTCCCGGTTCTACGAACATACGGGAGAGGCCATCAATGAAGCGCTCCGGACCGTCTCCAGGGAGCAGTGCATCGGCTGCCGTCATGCCGCCTTCCGCGAATGCGCCGCCTTGTCCGGCTATGAGGAAGCGCAGAACCGGCTTGGGTTCAAGGCACGCTCCAAGGCGGAAGCCGTACGCTGA
- a CDS encoding putative quinol monooxygenase: protein MIIIHAKFYVNPEKREGFLAEVKPLIAESQAEEGNIYYDLYEQSEQKNVFIMVEAWRDSEAVKFHNATSHFTSFAGKAGEFLSAPLEVKLYNAEETNV, encoded by the coding sequence ATGATCATTATTCATGCTAAGTTCTACGTCAATCCGGAAAAAAGAGAAGGCTTCTTAGCCGAGGTTAAGCCGCTGATCGCGGAAAGCCAAGCTGAAGAGGGCAACATCTACTACGACCTGTACGAGCAATCGGAGCAAAAGAATGTGTTCATTATGGTTGAAGCCTGGCGTGATTCCGAGGCTGTAAAGTTCCATAACGCAACCAGCCATTTCACGTCCTTTGCAGGCAAAGCGGGAGAATTCCTGTCGGCGCCGCTGGAAGTGAAGTTATATAACGCCGAAGAAACAAACGTGTAA
- a CDS encoding lipoate--protein ligase family protein yields the protein MSKISQPNGSDGLHSDPSAALPGRMALFEHLSGSAAEREGGGDMLIPFAFEETLCRDVGAGLAPPSVHLWSHPGGVALGLRDSRLPFAGQAMQSLEARGIRAAVRHSGGAAVPLDQGVVNVSLILPKSRGTLDFHRDFRLLASLIAEAAGFSHPSAAAQILAGEVKGSYCPGDYDLSIGGRKFCGIAQRRQSHAYFVHAFVVVGGSGQERGELVRRFYEEAAQGAEGLDYPKVQPEIIGALGELGGPDSAAVFADGIRRAVTARGTELVKAADQAEETGYRLGYGDPRVLEAAKMLRERYAQ from the coding sequence ATGAGTAAAATCAGTCAACCAAACGGATCGGACGGGCTTCATTCCGATCCGTCAGCAGCGCTTCCCGGGCGTATGGCGCTCTTCGAGCACCTGTCCGGCAGCGCGGCGGAAAGAGAAGGGGGCGGCGATATGCTGATCCCCTTCGCCTTTGAGGAGACGCTGTGCCGGGATGTCGGCGCAGGGCTTGCGCCGCCTTCGGTGCACCTGTGGAGCCACCCCGGCGGGGTTGCACTCGGCCTGCGGGACAGCCGCTTGCCCTTCGCCGGGCAGGCGATGCAGAGCCTGGAAGCGCGCGGCATCCGCGCGGCGGTCAGACATTCCGGCGGCGCGGCGGTTCCCCTTGATCAGGGAGTCGTTAACGTCTCCCTGATCCTGCCCAAGAGCCGGGGAACGCTCGACTTTCACCGCGACTTTCGCCTCTTGGCTTCCCTGATCGCGGAGGCAGCGGGCTTCTCCCATCCTTCCGCCGCCGCGCAAATCTTGGCGGGAGAAGTCAAAGGCTCTTACTGCCCCGGCGATTACGACCTGTCCATCGGGGGCCGGAAATTTTGCGGCATCGCCCAGCGGCGGCAGAGCCATGCGTACTTTGTGCACGCCTTCGTCGTGGTGGGCGGCTCCGGGCAGGAACGCGGCGAGCTGGTGCGCCGCTTCTATGAGGAAGCGGCCCAAGGCGCCGAGGGCCTGGATTATCCGAAGGTGCAGCCGGAGATAATCGGCGCACTGGGCGAGCTGGGCGGCCCGGATTCGGCGGCCGTGTTCGCGGACGGCATTCGAAGAGCGGTAACCGCCCGGGGGACGGAGCTGGTGAAGGCTGCCGATCAGGCGGAGGAGACTGGCTACCGTCTCGGGTACGGCGATCCAAGGGTGCTGGAAGCGGCCAAAATGCTGCGCGAGCGGTACGCCCAGTGA
- a CDS encoding DUF4179 domain-containing protein: MIQEIHSFKQEIDTIPVPHDKLDAIITKTVQEAGAGKRTKILRKIGYTAGAAAVACGLLLGSAALSPAMASIVSQIPVIGSVFSQIGDSGLKNVSEYGLTSAVGITKVSGGDSITINEVFYDGTRLSIGYSLETEKPMGEEYIIMRNEFTVNGTPANFSTGGNLTEITPTYHTGILEVDSPADLPDRFKLGLTLSTEDRQKKWNFAIPVAKQPGTKLIAIGHKQKSGGVELTVSDLVIGPAGMRLTYSAVSEDQDSVDYITVGATDESGHRLGSHFGGTSSQFRDGKYYSTGTELFDPLPPGTKTLTFTPHHASGKIKFDSFTVTLP; the protein is encoded by the coding sequence ATGATCCAAGAAATTCATTCCTTTAAACAAGAAATCGACACGATTCCGGTACCCCACGACAAGCTGGACGCCATCATTACGAAGACGGTTCAGGAAGCCGGTGCAGGCAAGAGAACGAAGATACTTAGAAAAATAGGGTATACAGCGGGGGCGGCGGCGGTTGCTTGCGGTCTTCTGCTCGGTTCGGCGGCCTTGTCTCCCGCAATGGCAAGCATTGTGTCCCAAATTCCGGTCATTGGCTCGGTGTTCAGCCAGATCGGGGACAGCGGCTTGAAGAACGTCAGCGAGTACGGATTAACTTCAGCGGTTGGCATAACCAAGGTATCCGGCGGCGACTCGATTACGATCAATGAGGTGTTCTACGACGGGACGCGTTTAAGTATCGGATACTCGCTGGAGACGGAGAAGCCGATGGGAGAGGAATATATCATTATGAGAAACGAGTTTACCGTCAACGGAACGCCAGCGAATTTCTCGACGGGGGGAAATCTAACCGAAATTACCCCGACCTATCATACGGGGATTTTGGAAGTCGACTCACCGGCGGATTTGCCGGACCGGTTCAAGCTTGGACTGACTCTCAGCACGGAGGACAGACAGAAAAAGTGGAACTTCGCCATACCTGTGGCCAAGCAGCCCGGCACCAAGCTCATCGCGATCGGCCATAAGCAGAAATCCGGCGGCGTTGAACTGACGGTATCCGATCTGGTGATTGGACCAGCGGGTATGCGGCTTACCTATAGCGCGGTGTCCGAGGACCAAGATTCGGTCGACTATATAACCGTCGGTGCGACGGATGAATCAGGGCATAGGCTTGGTTCCCACTTCGGCGGAACCAGCAGTCAATTCCGGGATGGCAAATATTATTCCACCGGCACCGAGCTGTTCGATCCGCTTCCACCCGGAACAAAAACCTTAACTTTCACTCCTCATCATGCGTCGGGAAAAATCAAATTTGACAGCTTCACAGTCACCCTGCCTTAG
- a CDS encoding MGMT family protein, which translates to MKPFTEKAIRIMQSIPEGRVMTYGGVAAAAGSPRGARQVVRILHSMSRSHQLPWHRIINAKGRISLEDGEAGELQRLYLLGEGVEFDDLGTIDLKRFGHDPDPLD; encoded by the coding sequence GTGAAGCCGTTTACCGAAAAAGCCATACGCATCATGCAGTCCATCCCCGAAGGAAGGGTCATGACATACGGAGGGGTCGCCGCCGCAGCGGGGAGCCCGCGGGGAGCGAGGCAGGTCGTGCGGATTCTGCATTCCATGAGCCGCAGCCACCAGCTTCCCTGGCACCGGATTATCAATGCCAAGGGAAGGATCTCTTTGGAGGACGGAGAAGCGGGCGAGCTTCAGCGGCTCTACCTTCTCGGCGAGGGCGTCGAGTTCGACGACCTCGGAACGATAGACCTGAAGCGGTTCGGCCACGACCCGGACCCGCTGGATTAG
- a CDS encoding ArsR/SmtB family transcription factor: MNSDIQQFKSEFFKALAHPMRIRILELLSEGEKNVNEMQAILGSEGSAVSQQLAVLRAKNVVNSVKDGTSVIYSLRDPLIKDLLAVAKQIFDNHLVNAISLLEEIRSE, encoded by the coding sequence ATGAACAGTGATATTCAACAATTTAAAAGCGAGTTTTTCAAGGCGCTGGCTCATCCGATGCGCATCCGCATACTGGAGCTGCTGAGCGAAGGGGAGAAGAACGTCAACGAGATGCAGGCGATTCTCGGTTCGGAGGGCTCCGCCGTATCGCAGCAGCTCGCTGTTCTGCGGGCGAAGAATGTGGTGAACAGCGTGAAGGATGGCACCTCGGTCATCTATTCGCTCCGTGATCCGCTGATCAAGGACTTGCTGGCCGTGGCCAAGCAGATTTTCGATAATCATCTGGTCAACGCCATTTCCCTGCTTGAGGAGATCCGCAGCGAATAA